One Brevibacillus choshinensis genomic window carries:
- a CDS encoding globin-coupled sensor protein, which yields MSTSPISSLFGFKGKAKKESFFRDIKEKGEVHIESGSQLAKQMSLIHLTEQDLAVAKALQPLIIRNIDKIVGFFYENIENEHLLMSIIEKHSSIERLKQTLTRHIQEMFSGKIDSEYYEQRSRIAVMHMRIGLAPKWYMCAFQNLQLSIMELLHQHIADKQEFVQALSAVTKILSLEQQIVLEEYEKEHERVRQLEQDKKDELRAVLANSAHELAAVSEENSASVEQLTEQSREVLRLAENGSNYSNKAHQLSQEGKEKLEKQQEQMQLIAESAKQISEEMNTLEENSEKIRGIVNVVTAIAEQTNLLALNAAIEAARAGEQGRGFAVVADEVRKLAEQTKQSVFGVRELIEKTNQQTGVLSMVFTEIQALVASSTSMTNETNAFFEGIMSSVMDGKEQSMQIQKELEKFFRVMEDMNQAVAQVASSADELSEITENL from the coding sequence ATGAGTACAAGCCCGATCTCCAGCCTGTTTGGTTTCAAAGGAAAAGCGAAGAAGGAATCGTTTTTTCGGGATATTAAAGAAAAGGGAGAAGTGCATATCGAGTCGGGGTCTCAACTGGCCAAGCAAATGTCCCTGATTCATTTGACCGAGCAAGATTTGGCTGTCGCGAAGGCCCTTCAGCCGCTCATCATTCGGAATATTGACAAAATAGTTGGGTTTTTTTACGAAAATATAGAAAATGAGCATCTGCTCATGAGCATCATCGAGAAGCACAGCAGTATCGAACGGCTCAAGCAAACGCTGACCAGACACATCCAAGAGATGTTCAGCGGAAAGATCGACAGCGAATACTACGAGCAGCGCAGCCGAATCGCCGTCATGCACATGCGGATCGGACTTGCGCCGAAATGGTACATGTGCGCGTTTCAGAATCTGCAGCTGTCCATCATGGAGCTCTTGCATCAGCACATTGCGGACAAGCAGGAGTTTGTCCAGGCCTTATCTGCAGTGACCAAGATTCTCAGCCTGGAGCAGCAGATCGTATTGGAAGAATACGAGAAGGAGCACGAGCGTGTACGCCAACTCGAGCAGGATAAAAAAGACGAGCTGAGGGCGGTACTCGCGAATTCTGCTCATGAGCTGGCAGCCGTCTCCGAAGAAAACAGCGCATCCGTAGAGCAGCTGACGGAGCAGTCACGAGAGGTGTTGCGCCTGGCGGAAAATGGATCGAATTACTCCAACAAGGCCCATCAGCTTTCCCAGGAAGGGAAGGAGAAGCTGGAGAAGCAGCAGGAGCAAATGCAGCTGATTGCGGAAAGCGCCAAGCAGATCTCCGAGGAAATGAATACGCTCGAGGAAAACTCGGAAAAAATCCGCGGCATTGTCAATGTCGTTACGGCGATTGCGGAACAGACAAACCTGCTCGCGCTCAATGCAGCGATCGAGGCTGCCCGTGCAGGCGAACAAGGACGGGGCTTCGCCGTGGTCGCTGATGAAGTGCGCAAATTGGCGGAACAAACGAAGCAATCGGTTTTTGGAGTACGGGAATTGATCGAGAAGACCAACCAGCAGACAGGCGTTTTGTCTATGGTGTTCACAGAAATCCAGGCGCTTGTAGCATCCAGTACGTCGATGACGAACGAAACGAATGCCTTTTTCGAGGGCATCATGAGTTCCGTGATGGATGGCAAAGAGCAGAGCATGCAAATTCAAAAGGAATTGGAAAAGTTCTTCAGAGTCATGGAGGATATGAACCAGGCCGTGGCGCAGGTAGCCAGCTCTGCTGATGAACTCTCCGAAATAACAGAAAACCTGTAA